The DNA segment GACTCGAAGCGGACATCGCCGGTGATCGTGGAGAGGGGGTGCACGGGCTGGCTCCGCCAGCGGTAGCGCCGGTAGTACTCGTACATCGCCAGCGAGCCGCGGAAGCCGGTCCGCCAGGCGGTCAGCGCCTTGGCGAAGCCCGCGTTGGCGGTTACGCCGGGGCGTCGAGCGGCCCGTCGTAGGTGCGGCTGTACGGGGCGAAGTCGACGATGACCGCGGGGTCGGACGCGTAGTCCGAGTCGGGCGGCTGGATGGTCGAGTTGTAGGCGATGCGCTCGACGCGGACCCCCGGCAGTTCCGTGCGGAGGGTCTCGGCCAGCCTGTTGACGACCACCGACTCGGCGTTCGCCGGTTTGCCGTACCGGTCGAGGATCTCCTTCTGGAACCGGCTGACGTCCGGCGGCCAGCAGTCGAAGACGGTGATCTCCGGGCGGGTCCCGCAGAAAGGCGACAACCGCGGCGATGTACGTGTCGAGGGCCTCGGGGTTGTAGATGTCGAAGAGCGGGCCGCCGGACGTGTAGTACTGCGGGTACTTCTCCGGCGGCAGGAAGCTGTCGTAGCCGTGACCGCCGGTCTCGATCCGGATGCCGCGTCTGACGGCCTCGCGGCGCAGGACGGTCCGTACGCTGTCGTACGTGGTGACGCCGAGACCCAGGTAATCGGCCGGGTGGACATAGGTGTTGAGCCGGTTCTTGGCCCCCGCCGTCCGCCTCACCGACCGGCCCGACTGGGAGCTGCGGCGGCAGTACGCGGTCCTCGGGTGCGCCGGCCAGTTCGCGGCCCGCTTCGGTGAGCCGGGCCCCGCCAGTCCGGCCGCCCCCGCGAGGAAGCCGCGCCGCTGGACCCAGCTACGGCAGGCAAGTGACCGGAACTGCAGGGACGCCGAATTTTTTACGTCAACCCTCGGGAATAAATTGCGTGTGAATTCTTCCGGCGCGTTGACGGAAACTCGCTGACCGGCGCAGCATGCGTCCATGACGGAACCGACCGATGCCTTGCAGCGCCTGCGCAGGGCCAACGAAGCCGCCGTCCTCGGCGAGTTGCGCCGCTTTGGCGCGCTGAGCCGCGGTGAGCTGAAGGCGCGGACCGGTCTCTCCCGTACCACCCTGTTCGCGATCGTCTCCGACCTGCTGGAGCGCAAGGCGGTCGTGGAGCAGCCCGCCGCCGACTCCGAACTGCCGCGTGGACGCGGCAGACCGGCCCTGGAGATCTCACTCAACGCGCGCGGCGCCGAGCTGATCGGTATCGACCTCCAGCGCAACCGGATCCATGTGATCGTCGCCAACTGCGCCCATGAGGTGGTCGGCCGGTTCAGCGCCCCGCTGCCCCTGGACAGCACTCCCGCCGAGCGCGCCGCGCAGGCGATCGCGGCGGTCGGGGAACTGGTGCGCAGGGAGGCAATCAGTCTCGCGCCGGTCGAGGGAATCGGCCTCGGCCTGCCCGGATTCGTCCAGAACCCGGCGTCCGGCGACCCGCACCGGAAGACGCCGTTCGCCCAGCACGTCGCCGCAGCGCTCGGCGGCCACTTCGGAGTTCCCGTCGTCACGGAGAACAACTCACGCCTCGCCGCACTGGCCGAAGTCACCTGGGGCGCGGCCCGGGGACAGGACAACACCGTCTTCCTCGCCTGGTCGGACGGGGTCGGTGGCGGTCTCGTGGTGAACGGGGTACTGGTGCACGGTGCCCATGGCGCGGCCGGCGAGATCGGGCACACCAGCTGCGATCCCGAAGGACCGCTCTGCCACTGCGGCGGGCGGGGGTGTCTGGAGGGCGTCATCCGGATTCCGGCGCTGCTGGCGGCCTGCGCGGAGCGCGGTGTGACGGTCGGGGACGCCGCCGGGCTGATCGCGCAGGCCGCCGGGGGCCAGCCGGACGTGGCGGCCGTGATGCGTGGCGCCGCCACCACGGCGGGCCGGGTCCTCGCCGCTCTCGCCGCTCAGGTCGACCCCGAGTGCATCGTGGTCTACGGCGAACCGGCCGCCCTGGACGCACTGGTACTGACCCCGATCCGGGAGCAGTTGGCGACCCTGTCCCTGCCGTCCGCTCCCCGCACCATCACCGTGTGCGGCTCGGCCCTCGGCGCCGACGCGGCCGCGCTCGGCGGTGTGGCGCTGCTGCTGCGCACCACCGGCCAGGACCCGGACGAGTTGCTCGACCGGCCGGTCCCCGGCACGGCCGGCCAGGACCGGAGCGGGGCCGCCCGGTCCGCGGCAGCGGCCCCGGAGACAGACACCGAGGACGGGGCGGGCGTCCGATGAGCCCGTGCTGCGGGCCCGCGCGGGGAACGGCCAGGGGCCCCGATACGACGTGCCCGTCCGCTCCCCCGGCGGACTTCGCCGTCCCGGACCGCCGTCCCGCCGATGTACTGCGCGGCATGGTGCCCGTCGCGGGCGGGCCGTTCCTGATGGGCGGCGACGACGCCGACGCGTTCCCCGCCGACGGTGAGGGGCCGGTCAGGGAGGTGGCCGTCGGCGCGTTCCACATCGACGCGGCGTGTGTCACCAACGGCAGGTTCGCCGCCTTCGTGAAGGCCACCGGGTACCGCACCGAGGCCGAACTCATCGGCTGGTCCTATGTGTTCGGCTCCTTCGTGCCCCGTCGGCGCGTCACGCGGTGCTGCCGGGCAGCGTCCCCGGAGCGCCCTGGTGGCGGGCGGTGGCCGGGGCGTACTGGCGTGCCCCCGAGGGGCCCGGCTCATCGGTCGGGGACCGCCGGGGCCACCCGGTCGTCCACATGTCCTGGAACGACGCGAACGCCTACGCCCGCTGGGCGGGCAAACGGCTGCCCACCGAGGCCGAGTGGGAGAAGGCCGCCCGCGGCGGACTCACCGGAGCCCGCCTCCCGTGGGGCGACGAACTGACACCGCACGGCAGGCACCGCTGCAACATCTGGCAGGGCGACTTCCCCGTGCGCGACACGTGTGCGGGCGGCTCCGCCGGCACCGTCCCGGCCACCGCGTACGCCCCCAACGGCTACGGGCTCCACAACACGTCGGGCAATGTCCGGGAGTGGTGCGCCGACCGTTTCAGCCCCGACTCGCACAGCGCCGCCCGCCCGGAGACACGGACCGACCCCACCGGGCCGCCCATCGGTGAGAACCGGGTGCTGCGCGGTGGTTCGTACCTCTGCCACCGTTCGTACTGCAACCGCTACCGGGTGGCCGCCCGTACCTCGAACACCCCCGACAGCACGACCGGGCACGGCGGGTTCCGCTGCGCGCTCTGAACGGTTGGCGCTGCGCGGCGGCCCCCGGCACGGGCCTCCCGGTCAGGCCGCCTTGCGCTCCTCGCGGGCCGCGACCGGAACGTCGAGGGTGCGGGCGACGCCGACCACGCCCTCGTCGAGGCGCTGCAGATGGCGCAGCACGCGGTAGGTGACCGTGCCCGTCCGCAGCACTTCGGATGAGCTGCTCTCCAGCATGGCGGCGATGCTGGCACCGGACTCGACCTCGCCCTCGGAGTCCTCGTCCGCCACCCGCGCCGCGATCACATCGATGTTGTGCGCGATGCGCGCACCGGACCGCTCCAGCCGGGGGTCGGCCGCGATGGTCTTGCTGTACGGCACCAGCTCGGCCGTCGCGGCGAGCGAACGGGCGTGGTAGGCGCAGGTCTCCAGCACGGCCACCAGATAGCGGGCGGTCTGCCTCCGCACCCGCAGCGGGGTGATCGGGTGCGTCAGCGGCTGGGTGGAGCGGCGCAGGTCGTCCAGGGCCGTGTCCAGATCGCGGGCCAGGTCCAGGAGGTCGGCCGGCGGGCCACCGCTGAGCTGGGACACGGCGGCCGATGCGACGTCCCGCAGCCGGGCCAGCACCGTACTGAGCTCTTCGTCGGTACGGCGGTCGGTGTGCACGGGAAGCACCAGCACGGCCGCGATGATCCCGCAGGCGGCACCGAGTGCCGTCTCCTCGATCCGCAGCACCAGCACGGACAAGCTGTAGGTGTTGAGGAGTGTGTAGAGCAGTCCCAGCATCGCGGTGACGAAGAAGGACATCAGCGCGTACGACAGGGGCGCGGTGAAGAACATCCCGAAGATGAAGAGCAGGACCAGGGCGAACGCGGTCCAGGTGTGGTTGCCGACGAGCCCCGCGAGACCGACACCGGCCACGACGCCGAGGACCGTGCCGAGCAGCCTTCGGTAGCCCTTGACGAGGATCTCGCCGGTGGACGCGGTGTTGAGGAAGACCACCCAGCAGGTCAGTACAGCCCAGTACCAGCGCTGGCTGGACAGGAACTCGCCGCCGACGATGGCCAGGGTCGAGCCGACCGAGACCTGGAACGCCGCCCTGGTGGTGCGCCGCTGCAGACCGGTGAGGTCCTCATCGGTCTCCTCGGCCCGGACGATGGCCACGTCCTCGGCCTCGAACTCCTCGCGCGAGCGGGTGGTTTCCGGAGTGTCGTCCGACTCGTCCTGCGGCCCGTCCAGTGCCAGCCGCAGCCCGAGCACGGAGCGCGCGGCCTCACCGAGTCCGCGGAACACGTCCTGCACGGCGAGCGAGGCCCGCGGCAGGTTCTCCTCGTCCCGGTAGCCGAGCAGCCTGTTGCGCAGATGGGCCAGGGCCGTGCCGCGCTCGTCGGGGGCCAGCCGGGTCACCACCAGGTGCAGCGCGTTCAGGTCCCGGCGCAGCAGGGCCGTGATCTCGTCCGTCCCGTCGGTGCCTCCGGCGCCGTTGCCCGACTGTGCCGTGCTCGCGGCGGCCGGCACCGGCGCGTTCGGCAGGTGCAGGGTGAGGGTGTCCGCGCGTTCCGCGCTGCGGGCGTTGAGCAACAGCATCCCGAGGCGCTCCGCGGCGATCTCCGCGTCCGCGATCCTGCGCTGCACCAGCGCTGCCGTTGCCGGGTCACGCGTACCGGACTCCAGCTGGCCCTGGATCATCAGCGCCGTCTGGTGCAGCCGTGCGGTGCGCCCGCGCAGATCGTCGAGGATCTTGTCGAGCTGTCCGGGCGTGGCGTCCAGCAGCTCTGCCTGGGTGGCCACCAGCTGGGCGAGCCGCGCCCTGAAGGCCTCCCGCAGCCGGCCGAGGGTGCGCTCGGGTGTCTCCGGCACGACGGCGAACCGTACGACCGCGCTGCTCGCGAAGGCGATGGTCAGCGTCAGGTACAGCGGGGGCAGGGTGGCGACCGTGGCGTGCACGAACAGCGAGACGAAGTAGACCTGGAACCCGATCAGCCCGAGCGCGGTGCCGCGGTCGCCGAAGCGCCGGGAGTAGACGGCGCCGAAGATCAGCAGGACGAAGAAGATGTCACCGGCGATGATGCGGGTGTTGAGCAGCGCTCCCAGCGACATCGACGTGAGGGCGACGGGAAGGCCGAGGCCGAGTGTGATGGCCTGGCCGCGCACCTCCTTCTCCCTGATCGCGAAGGTGGAGACCATGGCCGCCATCGCCCCCGCGACCAGGAGCGTGACGGGCGTGTGGAGCAGCGAGAGCACGATGAGCGCGAGCCCGATCGCCGCGACGGTCCGCAGCCCCGCCATCAGTCGCAGGAATCCCGGGTCGGATGCCGCGTAGCGGTCCCAGGTTCCGGTCCGTGTCCGCCGTGTTGCTGCCATCGCGCTGCCGTACTCCCCTGTTCTCCGGCCGGGTCCGGGTACGCCCCCAGCATCGCACGGCCGGGTTCTCCTGGATCCGAGCAGGTCAGGGACGGCTCGGATCGGGCAGCCCGGGCGCGCCCCCGGGCTGGGTGCGCGGGCGCTCCCTGAGGTGGCCGGCGCCCGAGCGGACGGCCCACCCGAAGACGGCCAGCGAGACGGCGGCCACCACCACCGAGTCGTACGGCGCCGGCAGCCGCCCGGATCCACCGAAACTCCCGAGCCAGGACAGCAGGGTCAGTGCGGCCAGATAGAAGACCAGCCAGGCGCCTTGCCGCAGTTCGTCGCGCGGGGACGGGCCGTCGGTGCCGCGCCGCAGCATCAGGAACAGCGGCACACCGACGAGCACCAGCGGCAGCGCGAGCCGCAGGTCGTGCCAGCCCGACCAGAAGACGAACTCGCCGGCCACCATGAAACTGACCGGCGCGATCCAGCGCACTCCGGGCACCTGGCCGTCCGCCCGCGGTACTCCCCGCTCCCGGTCGTGCGCCCGGAACACCGCGACGGCGACCGCCGATGCCGCGTAGGTGAGCAGATACATGTCGCCCATGACGCTGACGATGTCCTGCCAGCCGCCGAACGGCAGCATGAAGACGATGATGACCGCGAGATTGAGCAGCAGCGCCCGGTGCGCCATCCCGGAGCGGGGGTCGATCCGCATGAAGAAGCGGGGCAGCAGGCCGTTCTTGGCGAGCGCGTAGGTGTGCCGGGCGTCGATGGCCACTCCGACGTACGCCGAGCCGCCCGGCGAGAGCACCGCGTCCGCGTAGAGCAGGGTCGCGAGCCAGTGCAGGTTCAGTACCAGGGCCAGCTGGCCGAAGGGCGATTCGAAGTTGACGCCGTGCCAGCCGTGGCCCAGCAGGGAGTCGGGGACGGTGAAGAGGAACGCCAGCTGGAGCGCGAGGTAGACCAGGACGGCCAGGGCGATCCCGGTGAGTA comes from the Streptomyces sp. NBC_01471 genome and includes:
- a CDS encoding ROK family transcriptional regulator, producing MTEPTDALQRLRRANEAAVLGELRRFGALSRGELKARTGLSRTTLFAIVSDLLERKAVVEQPAADSELPRGRGRPALEISLNARGAELIGIDLQRNRIHVIVANCAHEVVGRFSAPLPLDSTPAERAAQAIAAVGELVRREAISLAPVEGIGLGLPGFVQNPASGDPHRKTPFAQHVAAALGGHFGVPVVTENNSRLAALAEVTWGAARGQDNTVFLAWSDGVGGGLVVNGVLVHGAHGAAGEIGHTSCDPEGPLCHCGGRGCLEGVIRIPALLAACAERGVTVGDAAGLIAQAAGGQPDVAAVMRGAATTAGRVLAALAAQVDPECIVVYGEPAALDALVLTPIREQLATLSLPSAPRTITVCGSALGADAAALGGVALLLRTTGQDPDELLDRPVPGTAGQDRSGAARSAAAAPETDTEDGAGVR
- a CDS encoding FUSC family protein; protein product: MAATRRTRTGTWDRYAASDPGFLRLMAGLRTVAAIGLALIVLSLLHTPVTLLVAGAMAAMVSTFAIREKEVRGQAITLGLGLPVALTSMSLGALLNTRIIAGDIFFVLLIFGAVYSRRFGDRGTALGLIGFQVYFVSLFVHATVATLPPLYLTLTIAFASSAVVRFAVVPETPERTLGRLREAFRARLAQLVATQAELLDATPGQLDKILDDLRGRTARLHQTALMIQGQLESGTRDPATAALVQRRIADAEIAAERLGMLLLNARSAERADTLTLHLPNAPVPAAASTAQSGNGAGGTDGTDEITALLRRDLNALHLVVTRLAPDERGTALAHLRNRLLGYRDEENLPRASLAVQDVFRGLGEAARSVLGLRLALDGPQDESDDTPETTRSREEFEAEDVAIVRAEETDEDLTGLQRRTTRAAFQVSVGSTLAIVGGEFLSSQRWYWAVLTCWVVFLNTASTGEILVKGYRRLLGTVLGVVAGVGLAGLVGNHTWTAFALVLLFIFGMFFTAPLSYALMSFFVTAMLGLLYTLLNTYSLSVLVLRIEETALGAACGIIAAVLVLPVHTDRRTDEELSTVLARLRDVASAAVSQLSGGPPADLLDLARDLDTALDDLRRSTQPLTHPITPLRVRRQTARYLVAVLETCAYHARSLAATAELVPYSKTIAADPRLERSGARIAHNIDVIAARVADEDSEGEVESGASIAAMLESSSSEVLRTGTVTYRVLRHLQRLDEGVVGVARTLDVPVAAREERKAA
- a CDS encoding APC family permease, which codes for MPQNQPPEARPVPAALSQEHRLRKDLGFWGLTAIGFSNILGSGWLFAAMYAAQTAGPAALLSWIAAGALCALVALVMVELGATRPEGGGTVRWPLYASGRLVGTVIGWSVLLSVGGTAAEISAIMQYAAHYLPGLYDGGRLTATGLAVAAALSVLLTVLNWFAVRVFARLNNLVSLLKVVIPVVTVIALFLSGTHSGRLTDHGGFAPYGYAACLTALAGGGIVYSVNGFQAPLDFSGEARNPRRTVPAAVLTGIALAVLVYLALQLAFLFTVPDSLLGHGWHGVNFESPFGQLALVLNLHWLATLLYADAVLSPGGSAYVGVAIDARHTYALAKNGLLPRFFMRIDPRSGMAHRALLLNLAVIIVFMLPFGGWQDIVSVMGDMYLLTYAASAVAVAVFRAHDRERGVPRADGQVPGVRWIAPVSFMVAGEFVFWSGWHDLRLALPLVLVGVPLFLMLRRGTDGPSPRDELRQGAWLVFYLAALTLLSWLGSFGGSGRLPAPYDSVVVAAVSLAVFGWAVRSGAGHLRERPRTQPGGAPGLPDPSRP